In one Betta splendens chromosome 14, fBetSpl5.4, whole genome shotgun sequence genomic region, the following are encoded:
- the ubash3ba gene encoding ubiquitin-associated and SH3 domain-containing protein B: MAAKEDLYAKVTPRRQRQNRPSTVKHGSTLDVLLSMGFPKTRALKALVSTGGKNVQAACDWLFSHVDDPFLDDPLPREYVLYLRPSGPLLQQLSHFWQQSRLSCGKNKAHNIFPHITLCQFFMCPDGKVEALSEALQSTAAKWKGRIPMPLPLELYISSSFIGLFVEEQVAEVLKHFAADFATEAAAKADAHVEPHKKQLHVTLAYHFQASHLAALEKLAKNIQVSLACDWLAVLFSRDIRFANHETLQVMYPYVPQNDDELELLTGDFIFMSPVEQSTASEGWVYGTSLGTGLSGLLPENYVSRADESDTWVVHGSHSILNYSPSSCPSNTVGGLLFDGELNNSLLDSLMDPSTLSGLCPPMQALRPAGQASLSKMRLFVCRHGERMDVVFGKHWIAQCFDSKGRYFRSNLNMPTSLPPRSGGHRDYDKDCPITVFGSTQARLVGEALLESHTAVDFIYCSPSLRCVQTAQNILQGLQQDGKTKIRVEPGLFEWTKWVSGTSLPTWITPADLAAANLSVDTTYRPHIPVSKLTVSESYETYISRSFQVTREILTECKNMGNTILIVAHASSLEACTRQIQGLSPQNSKDFVQVVRKIPYLGFCACEEMGETGVWHLVDPPILPLTHGPNHSFNWREMLIQD; the protein is encoded by the exons TTTGAAAGCTTTAGTTTCGACAGGAGGCAAAAACGTCCAGGCTGCTTGTGACTG GCTCTTCTCCCACGTGGACGACCCGTTCCTGGACGACCCGCTGCCCAGGGAGTACGTGTTGTACCTGCGGCCCAGTGGccctctgctccagcagctctcgCACTTCTGGCAGCAGTCGCGCCTCTCGTGTGGCAAGAACAAGGCGCACAACATCTTCCCCCACATCACCCTGTGCCAGTTCTTCATG TGTCCTGATGGGAAGGTGGAGGCCCTGTCTGAAGCTCTCCAGTCCACCGCGGCCAAGTGGAAGGGCCGCATACCCATGCCTCTGCCCCTGGAGCTCTACATCTCCTCCTCATTCATCGGgctctttgtggaggagcaggtggcgGAGGTGCTGAAGCATTTCGCTGCAGATTTCGCTACAGAAGCGGCAGCTAAAGCAG ATGCTCACGTGGAGCCCCATAAAAAGCAGCTTCATGTCACTCTGGCGTACCACTTCCAGGCCAGTCACCTTGCAGCTCTGGAGAAGCTGGCCAAGAACATACAAGTGTCTCTGGCGTGTGACTGGCTCGCCGTGCTCTTCAGTCGCGACATCCGCTTCGCCAACCACGAG acgctgcaggtcaTGTACCCGTACGTGCCTCAGAATGAcgacgagctggagctgctgaccgGCGACTTCATCTTCATGTCCCCGGTGGAGCAGAGCACGGCCAGCGAGGGCTGGGTGTACGGCACCTCGTTGGGCACGGGCCTGTCCGGCCTGCTGCCCGAGAACTACGTCAGCCGGGCCGACGAGTCCGACACCTGGGTCGTCCACGG GTCCCACTCCATCCTCAACTACTCTCCGTCTAGCTGTCCGTCTAACACAGTGGGCGGGTTGTTGTTCGACGGCGAGCTGAACAACAGCCTTCTGGACAGTCTGATGGACCCTTCCACCCTCAGCGGTCTCTGTCCCCCTATGCAG GCGTTGCGTCCGGCTGGTCAGGCCTCCCTGTCTAAGatgaggctgtttgtgtgtcgccATGGGGAGAGGATGGACGTGGTGTTTGGGAAACACTGGATCGCCCAGTGCTTCGACTCCAAGG GCCGATACTTCCGCTCTAATCTCAACATGCCGACCAGCCTGCCCCCCCGGAGCGGAGGCCACCGGGATTATGATAAGGACTGTCCAATTACTGTGTTTGGCTCCACCCAGGCCCGTCTCGTAG GTGAAGCCCTGTTGGAAAGTCACACAGCAGTAGACTTTATTTACTGCTCTCCTTCTCTCCGCTGCGTCCAGACTGCTCAGAACATTCTGCAGG GCCTACAGCAGGACGGGAAGACAAAGATCCGCGTGGAGCCTGGGTTGTTTGAATGGACCAAGTGGGTGTCAGGCACATCCTTACCAACCTGGATCACCCCAGCAGATCTGGCTGCTGCTAACCTGAGCGTGGACACAACATACAG ACCTCATATTCCTGTAAGTAAGTTGACGGTGTCGGAGTCTTACGAGACCTACATCAGCAGGAGCTTCCAAGTGACTCGAGAGATCCTGACGGAGTGCAAGAACATGG GAAACACGATCCTGATTGTGGCCCACGCTTCCTCCCTGGAGGCCTGCACTCGCCAGATACAGGGCCTCAGTCCCCAAAACTCCAAGGACTTCGTCCAGGTTGTGCGAAAG ATTCCATACTTAGGCTTTTGTGCCTGTGAAGAGATGGGGGAGACGGGGGTGTGGCACCTGGTCGACCCTCCCATCCTGCCTCTGACACATGGACCCAATCACAGTTTCAACTGGAGGGAGATGCTAATACAAGACTAA